A stretch of Castanea sativa cultivar Marrone di Chiusa Pesio chromosome 2, ASM4071231v1 DNA encodes these proteins:
- the LOC142625176 gene encoding uncharacterized protein LOC142625176 — MRTPIGETPFRLAYGNEAVIPAEVGLASYRVANHDEEKNDEVMHLQLNMVDEVKAMAEQRLARYQNLMAKHYNSRVKHRDFQIGDLVLRKVTGANKDPTHGKLRSNWERPYKIVSWHRKGTYYLETLDRKKLQHPWNAEQLKIYYQ; from the coding sequence ATGAGGACACCTATAGGAGAGACACCATTTCGACTTGCGTATGGCAATGAGGCGGTCATCCCAGCTGAGGTAGGTCTCGCAAGTTACCGAGTAGCAAACCACGACGAGGAGAAGAATGATGAGGTGATGCACCTACAGCTCAACATGGTAGATGAGGTCAAAGCAATGGCTGAACAAAGGTTAGCACGATATCAAAACCTCATGGCCAAACACTATAACTCCCGGGTGAAACACAGGGACTTCCAGATTGGAGAtctcgtcttgaggaaagtaaCGGGCGCTAACAAAGACCCCACTCATGGAAAGTTAAGATCCAATTGGGAGAGACCATACAAAATCGTgtcatggcataggaagggcaCCTACTACCTCGAGACATTGGACAGAAAAAAGTTGCAGCATCCATGGAATGCAGAACAGCTAAAGATATACTACCAGTAG